The following proteins are co-located in the Melanotaenia boesemani isolate fMelBoe1 chromosome 5, fMelBoe1.pri, whole genome shotgun sequence genome:
- the LOC121640204 gene encoding galactose-specific lectin nattectin-like, with translation MKIQTLPLLLCAVMTLTGATIKWSSTCPDNWTKINGRCFRYVLTPMSWRAAERNCVSMGGHLASVHSAQEYQEVQSLIWSITCDNKEAWIGGSDHQQEGVWCWTDGTNFWFKSWCPREPNNSGSGQHCLQINYTGKKCWDDDWCNVRRSSVCAKKI, from the exons ATGAAGATCCAGACGCTCCCTTTACTTCTGTGTGCTGTGATGACTCTGACTGGAGCTACAA TAAAATGGTCCTCAACTTGTCCTGATAACTGGACTAAAATCAACGGTCGCTGTTTCAGATACGTTCTGACACCAATGAGCTGGCGTGCAGCTGAG AGGAACTGCGTCTCTATGGGAGGACATCTTGCATCTGTCCACAGCGCGCAGGAATATCAGGAAGTACAAAGCCTGATATGGTCCATCACTTGTGACAATAAGGAAGCATGGATCGGAGGCTCTGATCACCAACAG GAAGGTGTCTGGTGTTGGACTGATGGTACAAACTTTTGGTTCAAAAGCTGGTGCCCTCGAGAGCCCAATAATTCTGGCAGTGGGCAGCATTGCCTGCAAATAAATTATACAG GAAAAAAGTGCTGGGATGATGACTGGTGTAATGTTAGACGTTCATCTGTCTGCGCCAAGAAAATCTGA